TATTTCACTTGATATCATCAGAAGCGGTTGAAGAAAATTCATTAGGTTAGCTCATAGATAGCTATCTGTTCTTCTCCTTGTGGAGAGCATGATCAATGCATTTTTGAAAGCACAGCTAACATTCCTTCTATCTAAATATGTATAGGCCTAGGccttgaaatttaatatttgatcttTGTGAGATTGCTCTGACATGTTTCTTGTTCATATGGGCCTTGAATTGAAATGTTAATGGTTGGATACATTTGATGTATGAGCTAATAGCTTGTGCAAAAGGCTGAAAGCACATGGTTTTCTCAAAGAATTACATAATTATTGCATTCTTTCTTTGGAGTTATCACATTATGCAGGTATTGTGTATTACATATAAATGCAGCATGGACCCTTCTACAATCTATTGGCTACTCGATATTTAGTGTAAGTCATTTATTAGCTGCCGATatcccaaaattttattttcatgttCTAGAGCACATATTGTAGAAATGACATCATTCTACATTCTTAGATACAATCCATGCAGCCTTATTATGATTGCATATTATGCTTTTCTTACACATTTTTTTACTTGTTCTCAGGATGAACAGCGTAGGCTTTACTTGTATGCATCTTTATTTCTTCCTGTGAGAAGTACGATATGCATTGACAAAAAGTCAAAAGAGGTAATTTGTTTGTCTTGTTATGTTAATATCATTTTCCTTTTTGTATGAGCGAATTGCACTTATTTTTTCTCTACTGAGATGAAAATGTTGTTCATGTTTCATGCTTTCCTCTTCAGCATAAAAATTAGTCTCTCTATACCTTTAAAAAAGGCTATGCCCTTTGTCTTAAATAATCCATACAGTACTTCTGTTGGTATTGTACATATATCAACCACTGAATGAGCTGGCAATACATTTGGTTTGTGATGAGAAGAGAAGATAAGTGGGAGTAGGGCTAGAGGGTGAATGTTTTAACATTAACATAAGACATGTTGTTTTGTGATAACTTTGTTATTTATAGATGGACTTCAGAGGTCATCTTTGTTTGTCGATGCTTGCTTTGTATTTGAACActtctatttttctttgttCCACTAAAGAGTTGGGAAAATTAAGTAGATCTATTTGCTATAGTGATGATGATTGGTTATCTACACCATTTTGATTTTGGTAATACCTGCTCGACCAGACCACAATTATATTTTGTCCGTTAGTCAGACACTTGTTATGAGACTTACGAGTCATAAACTTTGCAGGTTCCTGTTGCGAGTTACATCATTCGTGATTCTCTAAAACTGAAAGCTAGTGATGCTGAAATGGTATGTCAACCCCTAAGAAAGCTTTGTGAAGTTTGCCAAGGGGAGGCTTCTTCTATGCTCTTTACCCAATTGTACTCCATCGGTTCATCAtcaattctaatcttttttttcctttcattttgaCGTGTCATTGACTTGTAGGTAACAAACTTACACGTGGCATGTGAGAAGTTTGTTGATCTAATTCCTTTTCTGGAGTCAAATGAGGATCCAGAAGATCttaaagtaaacctagaagATGAATACCTAGAGATACCACCAGCTTCGACCAAACGAGTTTTGGCAGGTTGAGGGCGGTTTCTGTtgtttatttgaagttttttgtgttCTATCTTATTGGCCACTCCCATACGAAAATTTCTGACTTTAAGAATTTGGCAATATTAAATGATCTACACACTACAAGTAGGACAAGTATCTACTATTGTTTCTCTATGCTAATTGAATGCCAATATAACATGATAACGACTCACTCGCATAGACTGAGCTTGCACACTTTCTTGACTAGTCAAGCAGAAACAAATATCCGAAAGCTTACCACGCTGATTTGTTTGGCTTTTGTgcactatcatatatatatattattgtctTTTTATGTTGCATGTAATTATTTTATGAAGCAAAATAGTAATGTGTGCGCTTCTGTTGGCAATTCTTGTCGGATATGTCTGTTACCATCCATTTTTCATGCTATGGTTATATTAGGCTTGATTCAAATACTCACAATGTTGAGAATGGACTGAACAGGGTTGCTGCTTCGTCAAATAAAAGACTTTTGGCGCGTTGCTTTGTTAATTTCCACTCTACTACACCCTAAGGCAAGTCATACCTGTGATAGTCTCAACAGTCACACTGAACTGGacagaagaaaaatatttggaaaattTGAGAGCGCAATAACTCAActtggtaattaatttttctgatACTTTTTATCTATaatcatttgtgatgattattattattatttttgtaattatttgtgCTGAGTTGCCATTTGTGGTATCTCAAATCTTCCGAAACTTGCATATACTCAATAGGTATATGATAGTTTGTGGGAAACTATTCGCTGTTTCTTTCTCTGCATGTGCAGGGAGTTGattccttttatttcttttgcttcctcttTAAATAAGTCACTATTGTGTTCGCTCGCTACCAATTATTTCTTTGGTTGATGTGTTCAGATCTCGACCATGTGTGGAAAATGAAGTTATTGCTTGACGGGAAGGCAATGATGGGAGTTCTGCAGCTTAAATTGGGAGGGCCATCAATTGGGAAATGGGTAAAACAAGTTCCTGTTATGTTAGAAGCTGATCTGAGCTTTTCTATCTGCTTACAATTATTAATGCTTGTTTGCAGCGACAAAGGCTGCTAAAGTGGCAGCTCGCCCATCCGAACGGAACGATGGAAGAGTGCATTGATTGGATAAAGCAATCTCAAGCGAAATGCCAGAAAATAGATTGTTCCGCTTGAACATGTTCCCCTTTGCGGCTTGTCTTCTGCCTAATTCTAACTTGTCTTCGCCCTAATTTATCCAATCAAAATCCCCAGAAATCTTGTGGAGTAATTTACAAAAGCATGACTTGATTTGCGCATCAACGAGTGGCATGAAGCATCAGTATTTTTGCTGGAGAGCTAAGTTTACAGCTTGGAGATTGTAACCATCATCCTCATCTTGcgtgttttttttgtttttttttttgtggggNAGTAGGTGTTCCACAACACAACCACTTTAAATTCCTAGCTTCTCTACCACGCTTTACGTAGCTCAACTACTTACCTTCTACCAAACAAAAGTTGGAGAGTTGCGTTTACGTCTcaaattttaaccaaaatttaattgatctGTGTTAGTTTACGTTCGTTGAGGTCCGGTGTCAAGTATGGATCAGAAAATGGATAATTACTTACCCGGAGTGCCATGGACttggttttttttattgtccAAATTGTCACGTTTGGACCAGTATATCTTCCTTTTATATGGGCTCAAATAATCGTCAAATTTGAGAGTCTAATCCTTATCCTTTGACAACTATTGAAGTTTTTAGTTCGATATTAATCCTTAATGTTCATGACTCCGAAAGCGATTAAGAAAAGTGAGTCTCTAGCCAAATAAAATATAGACTGCCAAAATTTCTTGTTTGTTTTCGTTACTCGTTTCCCGATAATATAATATGACAACGGCTAGTTAGTTTTACCACTAGTGGTATGGATTAATACAGTGTTCGACAATTTTGTATAATGTGCGGAACAAGAAAGTTAATATGAAAAACAAGTTTTAGATATTTTTTCCGGTAGGATAATCGTCTTTCCCCTAGCATAATCGCCTTTCCCTGAGTCTAGTTCTTCCTCCAAAGTGGTGCGGGGTGAGGCGACGGGGGTTCTTATCGACGAGTTAACCTTTAAGACACCTTTTAGTTTAACAAACGTATAACCCACGTATATACAAAGATCATCACTTGAAACTTTAGAATGTCAAACCAGTTGTATATCCAAACGCCCCTCCGTTTAAGTACGATCACTTCTACTACCAAGCCAATTGGTGCGAGAATAAGCACTAAAGCTGCTCCTCCGTCGTTCCGAACTCGTTAAACCACGTCTTGAACTTCCGCTGACTACGTTTTAGAATAGGGTGACATTAAACCGTAAGAAAATCTCGGTTCTCCCACTCCTAGGTGTTTGATTAAACGATTTGAAAATGTTAAAAATAACTGTGAAATTGTAGCCGACCATTACCCATCGATCAAATCAACAGGATCAACTGGTTTTACTCGTGATTTATGAGAGTACTCAAAGGAGGTTTACTCACCAAACTGATAACTTTAACACTTGTATAAATCTAGGTTTGGTCATGATAGTTTCTTAGATAGCTATTCGTTCAAGATTGCTCCTCGGCTTTTGGTTTGAGTATATTTTAAATCTATCTTACATGATCCCGATACACTTGAGCTTCAACTTCTGGGGCTATTTTAACGAGcttaactaataaaaaatttcactGAGCCGGATACGTAAAACAAAGTACCCGAAATTTACGTTGCACACCACTTTGACCAGCTCAACTAAACGATCTTGTACACTAAGCCACCGAAGACTAAACATCGGTGATCGTGGTTGAGATACCAAGTTTCATGATGTGTTAAGTACTGATACCAAAATAAACCAAGAGTCGAGAGTGACTAACGTATTTTGGCGGTCTTAAACGTTGTAAACCCACATTCTGCTGTTATTAATTGTCGTTGGTGTCGTGATAACTGGCCTACATACTTTAcgtaaatagagaaaaaaagagaaagatgtaAAGGTGGAACGAAACAAATCGTCAAAAATGGGAAAAAATTAACGAAGATACACGAAGTATCATCCTTACTTATTAGTGAAAGGACGATGAACTCTGAGTTTACACTCCGAAACAGAGTAAAGAGAAAGTCTACCGCGCTTCCTTTACAGAGCAAATTTATGGAGTTTAGTTTAGGAATGAGCTTTGGTTGGATGCCTTCCACTACAGGCGTACAGGCGTACTTTTCTCGCTACGTCGTGTTTACGCCACTGTTTGTCTCTTTAGAAGCCGTGCAGTACAAAGAGATGTTTTGAAACAAGAGTTTCGGTAGTCGAGAGTGGAACAGTTGTATTCCTTTAAATGTAGGAAGAACGTCGTTGCTTTGATTCATACCGATTGTAACCTGCGTTCCCGAATTAATACATATTAAACAAACATAATACCAGGAcctaataattagataatttaaaactttgaaaCTGGAATTAAACCTCTACCGAGCTTTGTCTACGCATAAAGTATAgaacaagaaaaaaaggaataacAAGTACACGACTAAGAATAACTTTACCACATGTTATTTCCGGGAAAAACTTTTAAAACGTGGACTACAAGAGAATATTATAACGGAAGAAAGTTACCACCAACCGTATCATAAACCCTCCTTAGACCAACCTTAAAACGACGAACAAATCCCGGTGACTTACTTTTTGTAATGCTGGGATAAACATGGATAAACTTACATACTTATAAAATAAGTCATATAGAGTATCTAAAcaacatatattaattttttcatattagGTTCCAGACTAATCCCATTCTCGCAAACCTGCATGTTCATTTATAGGTAAATCAGTACACTTCGAACATCAGCAAAACAAGAAAAGGCTTCCTACTCTTACCACAACAAGTGTCAAACAAAGGCAATCTGTAGCAAAAAGTAAAGAAGTTCGATCCCTAAAATTTATAGCAATATCAATTACTCTAAAAAACCATACAATAATGGGCAGATCAACTTAATCAAAGACAACATAAATTGACACTGTATATAGGCAGAAAGTGGGAAATCTC
This DNA window, taken from Ananas comosus cultivar F153 linkage group 21, ASM154086v1, whole genome shotgun sequence, encodes the following:
- the LOC109726576 gene encoding putative CCA tRNA nucleotidyltransferase 2 isoform X2 codes for the protein MPECLFYNINTNSVEDVTGRGIQDLKSGRIVTPLSPKATFLDDPLRVLRAIRFGARFDFELAEELKEAAFDEEVKTALANKISRERIGHEVDLMVSDKQPAKAMAYIRDLKLFYAVFTFPENLQPAVLEQCDRYCVLHINAAWTLLQSIGYSIFSDEQRRLYLYASLFLPVRSTICIDKKSKEVPVASYIIRDSLKLKASDAEMVTNLHVACEKFVDLIPFLESNEDPEDLKVNLEDEYLEIPPASTKRVLAGLLLRQIKDFWRVALLISTLLHPKASHTCDSLNSHTELDRRKIFGKFESAITQLDLDHVWKMKLLLDGKAMMGVLQLKLGGPSIGKWRQRLLKWQLAHPNGTMEECIDWIKQSQAKCQKIDCSA
- the LOC109726576 gene encoding putative CCA tRNA nucleotidyltransferase 2 isoform X1, with protein sequence MNKLCSFPLLYAQISSITRESKWKYTASIPCSLAPSCNILFYNINTNSVEDVTGRGIQDLKSGRIVTPLSPKATFLDDPLRVLRAIRFGARFDFELAEELKEAAFDEEVKTALANKISRERIGHEVDLMVSDKQPAKAMAYIRDLKLFYAVFTFPENLQPAVLEQCDRYCVLHINAAWTLLQSIGYSIFSDEQRRLYLYASLFLPVRSTICIDKKSKEVPVASYIIRDSLKLKASDAEMVTNLHVACEKFVDLIPFLESNEDPEDLKVNLEDEYLEIPPASTKRVLAGLLLRQIKDFWRVALLISTLLHPKASHTCDSLNSHTELDRRKIFGKFESAITQLDLDHVWKMKLLLDGKAMMGVLQLKLGGPSIGKWRQRLLKWQLAHPNGTMEECIDWIKQSQAKCQKIDCSA